A single region of the Shinella sp. PSBB067 genome encodes:
- a CDS encoding biliverdin-producing heme oxygenase, protein MTYSKRRFELRDRTRDGHEQLDAAVGVFDTLASYRRYVGLLGAFRSTMDGQVSGAAWPAGWDWRPTVVSAALAQDADDLGLAATRPMKAGIDLGEPSALLGALYVLEGSTLGARVLRQRAAALGMRDDFGARHLALMSNDIAQWQSFLLLLDEARDFDIERAAASANEVFDLALRCFESDRVVCQ, encoded by the coding sequence GAACTGAGAGACCGCACGCGCGACGGCCACGAACAATTGGATGCAGCGGTGGGCGTGTTCGATACGCTGGCCTCCTATCGCCGCTATGTCGGCTTGCTGGGCGCGTTTCGCTCCACGATGGACGGGCAGGTGTCCGGCGCCGCCTGGCCCGCCGGATGGGACTGGCGGCCGACTGTCGTATCGGCAGCTTTGGCGCAGGATGCCGACGATCTCGGCCTGGCGGCAACGCGTCCCATGAAGGCGGGTATCGACCTCGGCGAGCCGAGCGCGCTGCTCGGCGCCCTTTATGTGCTGGAGGGATCCACCCTAGGCGCGCGCGTGCTGCGCCAGCGCGCCGCCGCGCTCGGGATGCGGGACGACTTCGGCGCAAGACATCTCGCCCTTATGTCAAATGATATCGCGCAATGGCAGTCGTTCCTATTATTGTTGGACGAAGCTCGGGATTTCGATATCGAACGCGCGGCCGCGTCGGCCAACGAGGTCTTCGACCTCGCCCTGCGATGCTTTGAAAGTGATCGTGTTGTTTGCCAGTGA
- a CDS encoding HWE histidine kinase domain-containing protein, translated as MFASDRVNLSTCDREPIHIPGTIQPHGCLLACDISLSRIERASANAAGILGHPGGLVGRAIADVLGAKLLHDLRNAMAATSSASRPALMLDVTIGERVLDIAIHHYRSAVIIEFEPAPSIGQPLHIAREMIGRISDVTEVERLVQRAGRIVAGATGYDRVMVYRFEHDGSGKVVSETRRADLESFLGQYFPASDIPQQARALYLKNTIRVIADASGSRVPVEPVLDASGEPLDLSFAHLRSVSPIHCEYLRNMGVAASMSISIVLDGQLWGLIACHHYSPRVLPMAQRVAMEIFGEFFSLHLKSLKERRRVAAVAGTREALDRFLILSSHHEDVGELLRQSLHEFSSLLPNDGIGVMFDGRWIGIGVTPPDNALPALLDFVQGVGEGRIWATHALSQKMPEAAAYSDRVSGVLAVPLSQTGSDCLLFFRKELVQTLDWAGNPDKTYEVGPLGDRLTPRKSFAIWKETVKAQAQSWTESEREIAEIIRVAIVEIVLRQNELMADERRKSEVRQRMLNQELSHRVKNILAVIKSLVTSPQHHKSTLEAYVATLQGRIEALSIAHDQVVRGDGGGILAELLEAELQPYRAKASTVALDGPPVWLDSRAFSVMALVFHELATNAAKYGALSVPTGEVAITWEMTDTGLCQIVWRERGGPLVSVPARSGFGSALIDRSVPYDLGGESIIRFEPSGLVATFRIPPAHVKLTSSKPRTTAQAAVRAPAPANALGAADPSVLILEDQILIALDLEAMLADEGLSRVITTSSARQAMAQIEVQAPELAILDINLGPTTSFSVAAELRKRAVPFVFATGYGENAQLPEELAGVPIVRKPYSSNTIVSALTALLQGR; from the coding sequence TTGTTTGCCAGTGACCGTGTAAACCTCAGCACCTGCGACCGGGAGCCGATCCACATCCCCGGCACCATCCAGCCGCATGGCTGCCTTCTCGCCTGCGACATCAGCCTGTCGAGGATCGAGCGTGCCTCCGCGAATGCGGCCGGCATCCTGGGTCATCCGGGAGGGCTTGTCGGTCGCGCCATCGCGGACGTCCTGGGCGCGAAACTGCTGCACGACCTGCGCAACGCAATGGCTGCGACCAGCTCGGCGTCACGGCCCGCGCTCATGCTGGACGTCACCATCGGCGAACGCGTGCTGGACATCGCCATCCATCACTACAGGTCCGCGGTCATCATCGAGTTCGAGCCGGCGCCCTCCATCGGCCAGCCCCTGCATATCGCCCGCGAGATGATCGGCCGGATCAGCGATGTCACCGAGGTCGAACGCCTTGTGCAGCGCGCGGGGCGGATCGTTGCCGGCGCCACCGGCTACGACCGCGTGATGGTCTACCGCTTCGAGCACGACGGTTCGGGAAAAGTGGTGAGCGAAACCAGGCGGGCGGACCTGGAGAGCTTTCTCGGGCAGTATTTTCCGGCGAGCGACATCCCCCAGCAGGCGCGTGCGCTCTACCTGAAGAACACGATCCGCGTCATTGCCGACGCAAGCGGCAGCCGCGTTCCGGTCGAACCGGTGCTGGATGCATCGGGCGAACCGCTCGACCTCAGCTTCGCGCATCTGCGCAGCGTGTCGCCCATCCATTGCGAATATCTGCGCAACATGGGGGTTGCCGCCTCCATGTCCATCTCGATCGTTCTCGACGGCCAGCTCTGGGGCCTGATCGCCTGCCACCACTATTCGCCGCGCGTGCTGCCCATGGCGCAGCGCGTCGCCATGGAGATCTTCGGCGAGTTTTTCTCCCTCCATCTGAAATCGCTGAAGGAGCGCCGGCGCGTGGCGGCAGTTGCCGGCACCCGCGAGGCGCTCGATCGCTTCCTTATCCTTTCGTCCCATCACGAGGATGTCGGCGAACTGCTGCGGCAGAGCCTTCACGAGTTTTCCAGCCTGCTTCCCAACGACGGTATCGGCGTGATGTTCGATGGGCGGTGGATCGGCATCGGCGTCACGCCGCCGGATAACGCGCTGCCCGCTCTTCTCGATTTCGTGCAGGGCGTCGGGGAGGGCCGCATCTGGGCGACCCATGCCCTGTCGCAGAAGATGCCGGAGGCTGCGGCCTATAGCGACCGTGTTTCCGGCGTCCTTGCCGTTCCGCTTTCGCAGACGGGATCGGACTGCCTTCTCTTCTTCCGCAAGGAACTCGTCCAGACCCTCGACTGGGCGGGCAACCCGGACAAGACCTACGAGGTCGGGCCGCTCGGCGACCGGCTCACGCCGCGCAAGAGCTTTGCGATCTGGAAGGAGACGGTCAAGGCGCAGGCCCAGTCCTGGACCGAGTCCGAACGGGAGATCGCCGAGATCATCCGTGTCGCGATCGTCGAGATCGTGCTCCGGCAGAACGAGCTGATGGCCGACGAAAGGCGCAAGTCCGAAGTGCGCCAGCGCATGCTGAACCAGGAACTGAGCCATCGGGTGAAAAACATCCTGGCGGTCATAAAGTCCCTGGTGACGAGCCCCCAGCATCACAAGAGCACGCTGGAGGCGTATGTCGCGACCCTGCAGGGCCGGATCGAAGCCCTGTCCATCGCGCATGACCAGGTGGTCCGCGGCGATGGCGGCGGCATACTCGCCGAGCTCCTGGAAGCCGAGCTCCAGCCCTACCGGGCCAAGGCATCCACGGTCGCTCTCGACGGGCCGCCGGTCTGGCTGGACAGCCGCGCGTTCTCCGTCATGGCGCTGGTCTTCCATGAACTTGCGACCAATGCCGCCAAATATGGTGCGCTCTCCGTGCCGACGGGCGAGGTGGCGATCACATGGGAGATGACGGACACGGGCCTATGCCAGATCGTCTGGCGCGAGCGGGGCGGCCCCCTCGTCAGCGTTCCCGCCCGCAGCGGCTTCGGCAGCGCGCTGATCGATCGCAGCGTTCCCTATGACCTCGGTGGCGAAAGCATCATCCGGTTCGAGCCTTCGGGGCTCGTGGCGACCTTCAGAATTCCGCCGGCGCATGTGAAGCTGACGTCATCGAAACCAAGGACGACGGCGCAGGCGGCGGTGCGCGCGCCTGCCCCGGCGAACGCATTGGGCGCAGCCGATCCTTCCGTCCTCATTCTGGAAGACCAGATCCTGATCGCCCTCGATCTCGAGGCCATGCTCGCGGATGAAGGCCTGTCGAGAGTGATCACCACCAGCTCTGCCCGCCAGGCGATGGCCCAGATCGAAGTGCAGGCGCCGGAACTTGCCATCCTCGATATCAATCTGGGGCCGACCACGTCCTTCTCCGTGGCGGCCGAGCTCCGCAAACGTGCCGTTCCCTTCGTCTTTGCGACCGGTTACGGCGAAAATGCGCAGCTTCCGGAGGAACTCGCCGGCGTGCCCATCGTGCGCAAGCCCTACAGCAGCAACACGATCGTTTCCGCCCTCACGGCGCTCCTGCAAGGGCGATAG
- a CDS encoding GntR family transcriptional regulator: MADSELQIARQSASLRIQVEDRIRQAIANGRFKPGQRLVERELCEMIGVGRTSVREALRQLEAEGLITSYPHKGPVVSTITYDEAAQLYTVRALLESFAGQQFAENGTYEDMATLQAAVTEFEAAAESGVGSRLIEAKNAFYDCLMDGSKNVFVRQMLTSLHNRINLLRMTTMTQPGRLRHSIAEIKEIADAILQRNGPRAAAACKHHIDMAAKVALAYLRDNPPADATQG, from the coding sequence ATGGCAGATTCGGAACTGCAGATTGCACGACAGAGCGCGTCACTGCGGATACAGGTGGAAGACAGGATCAGGCAGGCCATCGCCAATGGCCGTTTCAAACCCGGCCAAAGGCTCGTCGAGCGCGAGCTCTGCGAAATGATCGGCGTCGGGCGGACCTCCGTTCGCGAGGCGCTGCGGCAGCTCGAGGCGGAAGGGCTGATCACCAGCTACCCGCACAAGGGCCCCGTCGTCAGCACCATCACCTACGACGAGGCGGCGCAGCTCTATACGGTGCGCGCATTGCTGGAAAGCTTCGCAGGCCAGCAGTTTGCCGAGAACGGCACCTATGAGGACATGGCCACGCTGCAGGCGGCGGTCACCGAATTCGAGGCCGCGGCCGAAAGCGGCGTGGGAAGCCGGCTGATCGAGGCGAAGAACGCCTTCTACGACTGTCTCATGGACGGCAGCAAGAACGTGTTCGTGCGCCAGATGCTGACGTCGCTGCACAACCGGATCAACCTCTTGCGCATGACCACCATGACCCAGCCGGGCCGCCTTCGCCACAGCATCGCCGAGATCAAGGAGATCGCCGACGCGATCCTCCAGCGAAACGGGCCACGCGCCGCGGCCGCCTGCAAGCACCATATCGACATGGCCGCCAAGGTCGCCCTCGCCTACCTGCGCGACAACCCGCCGGCGGACGCGACGCAGGGGTGA
- a CDS encoding NAD(P)-dependent oxidoreductase, with protein sequence MQTATRIAFIGLGQMGLPMATNLLKAGYEVAGFDLSADALQKLVDEGGQAAKSAADAMAGSDVIITMLSNGKVVRNVLTEGEAYRHAPRGALLLEMSSSAPEETRSLAQAVSGHLRVVDAPVSGGVKRAVDGTLAVMAGGADADFSAARPVLEAMSARIFHCGPVGAGHAMKAINNYVSGAGVIAAVEAVLLGNAFGLDEAKVVEVLNASSGKNNATEVKMNQFILSGTFGSGFALGLMAKDIRTAANLSVSLGLSQQGLTQTADLWDDAARTLGGAVDHTRFYDYLKRQVG encoded by the coding sequence ATGCAGACGGCAACGCGTATCGCCTTTATCGGGCTTGGACAGATGGGTTTGCCGATGGCGACCAATCTGCTGAAGGCCGGCTACGAGGTTGCCGGCTTCGACCTGTCCGCGGACGCCCTGCAGAAACTGGTAGACGAGGGCGGTCAGGCCGCGAAGAGCGCCGCCGATGCCATGGCGGGCAGCGACGTCATCATCACCATGCTGTCCAACGGCAAGGTCGTCCGCAATGTCCTCACCGAGGGCGAGGCCTACCGCCATGCGCCGAGGGGCGCGCTCCTTCTTGAAATGAGTTCTTCCGCGCCGGAGGAAACCCGATCGCTGGCGCAGGCCGTTTCCGGTCATCTGCGCGTGGTGGATGCCCCGGTATCGGGCGGTGTCAAGCGCGCCGTCGATGGCACGCTCGCGGTCATGGCAGGCGGCGCCGACGCCGATTTCTCGGCCGCCAGGCCGGTGCTCGAAGCCATGTCGGCCAGGATCTTCCATTGCGGCCCGGTCGGTGCCGGCCATGCGATGAAGGCGATCAACAACTATGTTTCGGGCGCCGGCGTCATCGCGGCCGTGGAGGCCGTCCTGCTGGGCAATGCCTTCGGGCTGGACGAGGCGAAGGTCGTCGAGGTGCTCAACGCATCCAGCGGAAAGAACAACGCCACGGAGGTCAAGATGAACCAGTTCATCCTCTCCGGCACCTTCGGTTCGGGCTTTGCGCTCGGGCTGATGGCGAAGGACATCCGCACCGCGGCCAATCTTTCGGTTTCTCTCGGGCTCAGTCAGCAGGGGCTGACGCAGACCGCCGATCTCTGGGACGATGCGGCGCGCACGCTCGGCGGCGCCGTCGATCACACCCGCTTCTACGATTATCTCAAAAGGCAGGTCGGCTAG
- a CDS encoding carboxymuconolactone decarboxylase family protein, whose product MPNGAGDDRHFEGEGARERSEAFDRGLKTRREVLGDSYVDASLDKATAFSWPMQKLVTEYCWDEIWNRPGLGRRERSILNLGMISALNRQHELRTHVRGALNNGLSRDEITEIFLQVAIYCGVPAAIDSFRSAQQVLDELSE is encoded by the coding sequence ATGCCAAACGGGGCGGGCGATGATCGCCACTTCGAAGGGGAAGGCGCGCGCGAACGCAGCGAAGCGTTCGACCGCGGTCTGAAGACGCGGCGCGAGGTGCTGGGAGATTCCTACGTGGATGCCTCCCTGGACAAGGCCACCGCCTTCAGCTGGCCGATGCAGAAGCTGGTCACCGAATATTGCTGGGACGAGATCTGGAACCGCCCGGGCCTCGGCCGCCGCGAGCGATCGATCCTCAACCTCGGCATGATCTCGGCCCTCAACCGCCAGCACGAGCTTCGCACCCATGTCCGCGGTGCGCTGAACAACGGCCTCAGCCGCGACGAGATCACCGAAATCTTCCTTCAGGTCGCCATCTATTGCGGCGTGCCGGCGGCGATCGACAGCTTCAGAAGCGCCCAGCAGGTTCTCGACGAGCTGAGCGAATAA
- a CDS encoding alpha/beta fold hydrolase produces the protein MTRHDPITGRYVYLTVEGIEYRVYYEEAGSGIPLIVGHTAGSDGRQYRHLLCDEAVTSRFRVIAFDLPYHGKSLPPYGVNWWEQEYNMTKSRMMAFPNALSDALGLDRPVYMGSSMGGHLAVDLASNHPDRYRATIAVEGALRSAVEYVDVGMAGIRKEFDNPNVNRTSIGAAMMLNISPYSPEKNVREIQWEYSCGGPGIFAGDLYYYYYDHNMSDDEARAIDTSKCMLYMLTGEYDPNTSPKETEALAKLVKGSKFWAMKDLGHFPATEDYTKFREYLLPILEEVQSRT, from the coding sequence ATGACCAGGCACGATCCGATCACGGGACGCTACGTCTATCTCACCGTCGAGGGCATCGAGTACCGCGTGTATTACGAGGAGGCCGGTTCCGGCATTCCGCTGATCGTCGGTCACACGGCAGGCTCCGACGGCCGCCAGTACCGCCATCTGCTCTGCGACGAGGCGGTCACCTCGCGCTTCCGCGTCATCGCCTTCGATCTTCCCTACCACGGCAAGTCGCTGCCGCCCTACGGCGTCAACTGGTGGGAGCAGGAATACAACATGACCAAGAGCCGGATGATGGCGTTTCCGAACGCCTTGTCCGATGCCCTCGGGCTCGACCGGCCGGTTTACATGGGCAGCTCGATGGGCGGGCATCTGGCGGTCGACCTCGCCTCCAACCACCCGGATCGCTATCGCGCGACGATTGCCGTGGAGGGCGCGCTGCGCTCGGCCGTCGAATATGTCGATGTCGGCATGGCCGGCATCCGCAAGGAATTCGACAACCCCAACGTCAACCGCACGTCGATCGGCGCCGCGATGATGCTGAACATCTCGCCCTATTCGCCGGAGAAGAACGTCCGCGAGATACAGTGGGAATACAGTTGCGGCGGACCCGGCATCTTCGCCGGCGACCTTTATTACTACTATTACGATCACAACATGTCCGACGACGAGGCGCGTGCGATCGATACGTCGAAATGCATGCTCTACATGCTGACGGGCGAATACGACCCCAATACATCGCCGAAGGAGACCGAAGCGCTCGCCAAGCTGGTGAAGGGCTCGAAGTTCTGGGCGATGAAGGATCTCGGCCATTTCCCCGCCACCGAGGACTACACGAAGTTCCGCGAATATCTGCTGCCGATCCTGGAAGAGGTTCAGTCCAGGACATAG
- a CDS encoding ABC transporter substrate-binding protein: protein MKSLAAAVSVAAMMTAASAQADGLDTLPENIRSVYSMVDSQIPVGASPLANFKAKKGPPWKIGYASTYAGNTWQATALDEIVNKLAPAAKEAGLVSELVVTQADFKDAVQIQQMRQMIDNDVDAIIICCSNVTAFNPTIEYAWSKGVAVFAYSGYTTSPYSINVAANHMQGGFDMAKWLADEMGGKGNVVLVSGVPGTASSDAFDSGAKKALEDYPDIKIIGEVAGKWTDQVAQTELQKFLAINPAKVDGILTQAAQENGVLNAMLQSGRPMVPITLGGEASAACYWRKNPDWISKSFHIWPPAREMDQVWDVMLRTLGGEGPKIQSMLRPVLPYTIEDVKAALPEDCDLNSTDWVQPTADAWWPKDVATQFFANPK from the coding sequence ATGAAATCCCTGGCTGCGGCGGTGTCCGTCGCGGCAATGATGACGGCTGCCAGCGCGCAGGCGGACGGCCTTGACACGCTGCCTGAGAATATCCGCAGCGTCTACAGCATGGTCGACAGCCAGATCCCGGTCGGCGCATCGCCGCTGGCGAACTTCAAGGCCAAGAAGGGCCCGCCGTGGAAGATCGGCTATGCCTCGACCTATGCCGGCAACACCTGGCAGGCCACGGCACTCGACGAGATCGTCAACAAGCTTGCCCCGGCAGCCAAGGAGGCCGGCCTCGTTTCGGAACTCGTCGTCACGCAGGCCGACTTCAAGGACGCCGTGCAGATTCAGCAGATGCGCCAGATGATCGACAACGATGTCGATGCGATCATCATCTGCTGCTCGAACGTCACGGCCTTCAACCCGACCATTGAATATGCCTGGTCCAAGGGCGTCGCGGTCTTCGCCTATTCCGGCTACACGACCTCGCCGTATTCGATCAACGTCGCCGCCAACCACATGCAGGGCGGCTTCGACATGGCCAAATGGCTGGCCGACGAGATGGGCGGCAAGGGCAATGTCGTCCTCGTCTCCGGCGTTCCCGGCACGGCCTCGTCCGACGCCTTCGATTCCGGCGCCAAGAAGGCGCTGGAGGACTATCCGGACATCAAGATCATCGGCGAAGTGGCCGGGAAGTGGACCGACCAGGTCGCGCAGACCGAGCTGCAGAAGTTCCTGGCGATCAACCCGGCCAAGGTCGATGGCATCCTGACCCAGGCGGCGCAGGAAAACGGCGTCCTGAACGCCATGCTGCAATCCGGCCGTCCGATGGTGCCGATCACGCTCGGCGGCGAGGCATCGGCCGCCTGCTACTGGCGCAAGAACCCGGATTGGATTTCCAAGTCCTTCCACATCTGGCCGCCGGCCCGCGAAATGGACCAGGTCTGGGATGTCATGCTGCGCACGCTGGGCGGCGAGGGTCCGAAGATTCAGTCGATGCTGCGGCCGGTGCTGCCCTACACGATCGAAGACGTGAAGGCGGCGCTGCCGGAAGACTGCGACCTCAACTCCACCGACTGGGTGCAGCCGACGGCGGATGCCTGGTGGCCGAAGGATGTCGCCACGCAGTTCTTCGCCAACCCGAAGTAA
- a CDS encoding sugar ABC transporter ATP-binding protein, producing the protein MAGTISIRLRNVSKRFGETRALTDCDFEACKGEVHAIVGENGSGKSTLAKIISGVLVPDSGDCEVLGASIATPRQARDRGVATIFQEVLIADEASVLDNLYVGSEGLVGTGKSRSRKLREAGEIMTRCVGDAVDLDARAGGLPLSVRQWIVIVRAILRSPDVLIFDESSAALDLEATQRLFAEITRLRDAGKTILLVTHRIAELVSIADRATILRDGKAVGVLQREEITEARLLEMMTQAGRTLSAAPTVRLRDNAEDKPIILARDIRMSEAAARFDFSLQPGTIVGLAGLDGHGQEHFARILAGILQPSSGDVSCRSRDGGMESIDGLQAAWRNHISWVSGDRKREGIFPQLSIFDNFALGIYRRKLGAFGTIDAGRARSLFEDEARRLSIRMGSSGNRITSLSGGNQQKVLIARAFADTPRVIVLNDPARGVDIGTKRDLYRELQRFTESGGAVVYLSSEIEEFFGFAHRVDVFVNGSLFRSLSGDEIEEREILGAMFGQPPGAHVELEAAHEVAQ; encoded by the coding sequence ATGGCGGGCACGATTTCAATCCGTTTGCGCAACGTTTCGAAGCGCTTCGGGGAAACCCGCGCCCTGACGGATTGCGACTTCGAAGCCTGCAAGGGCGAAGTCCACGCGATCGTCGGGGAGAACGGCAGCGGCAAGAGCACGCTGGCGAAGATCATTTCCGGCGTCCTTGTGCCGGACAGCGGTGACTGCGAGGTGCTCGGCGCCAGCATCGCGACGCCGCGCCAGGCGCGCGACCGCGGCGTCGCGACGATCTTCCAGGAAGTGCTGATCGCCGACGAGGCGAGCGTGCTCGACAATCTCTATGTCGGCAGCGAAGGGCTGGTCGGCACCGGCAAGAGCCGCAGCCGCAAGCTGCGCGAGGCCGGCGAGATCATGACGCGCTGCGTCGGGGATGCCGTCGATCTCGATGCGCGCGCCGGCGGCCTGCCGCTGAGCGTGCGCCAGTGGATTGTCATCGTCCGCGCCATCCTGCGGTCGCCGGACGTGCTCATCTTCGACGAATCCTCCGCCGCGCTCGACCTGGAAGCGACCCAGCGTCTGTTTGCCGAAATCACCCGCCTTCGCGATGCGGGAAAGACCATCCTGCTGGTGACGCACCGCATCGCCGAACTCGTCAGCATTGCCGACCGCGCCACGATCCTGCGCGACGGCAAGGCCGTCGGCGTGCTTCAGCGCGAGGAGATCACCGAAGCCCGGCTTCTGGAAATGATGACGCAGGCCGGCCGCACGCTGAGCGCCGCGCCGACCGTGCGCCTGCGCGACAATGCCGAGGACAAGCCCATCATCCTCGCCAGGGACATCCGCATGTCCGAAGCGGCGGCGCGCTTCGACTTTTCTCTGCAGCCCGGAACCATCGTCGGGCTGGCAGGCCTCGACGGGCACGGGCAGGAGCACTTCGCCCGCATTCTCGCCGGGATCCTGCAGCCGTCCTCCGGCGACGTCTCGTGCCGCAGCCGCGACGGCGGGATGGAAAGCATCGACGGCCTTCAGGCTGCCTGGCGGAACCATATTTCCTGGGTGTCGGGGGACCGCAAGCGCGAGGGCATCTTCCCGCAGCTCAGCATCTTCGACAATTTCGCCCTCGGCATCTATCGCCGCAAGCTCGGCGCCTTCGGGACGATCGATGCCGGACGCGCGCGCTCCCTGTTCGAGGACGAGGCGCGGCGTCTCTCCATCCGCATGGGCTCGTCCGGCAACCGCATCACCTCGCTGTCCGGCGGTAACCAGCAGAAGGTGCTGATCGCCCGGGCCTTCGCCGACACGCCGCGCGTGATCGTCCTCAATGACCCGGCGCGCGGCGTCGACATCGGTACAAAGCGCGACCTTTACCGGGAATTGCAGCGTTTCACCGAAAGCGGCGGTGCCGTCGTGTACCTCTCCAGCGAGATCGAGGAGTTCTTCGGCTTTGCCCATCGCGTCGATGTCTTCGTCAACGGGTCGCTGTTCCGGTCGCTGAGCGGCGACGAGATCGAGGAGCGGGAAATCCTCGGCGCCATGTTCGGGCAGCCGCCAGGGGCCCATGTCGAACTCGAAGCAGCACATGAGGTGGCACAATGA
- a CDS encoding ABC transporter permease translates to MTAAKAFQKLGSLAVPLTLVVVLLAIAAVRSPNLFTPSGIGNGILVAAPLFFATMALTPIVMSGRGAVDLSIGPLIGFLNVTLITWLSARGITHPVLFIGWALFAGALWQVLLALIVIYVRIAPIIVSLSGYLVLSGVNLMIMSRPGGVAPDWLMNWGAASAAQVISPIFLLALVAFVAWVAITRTGFHRQLRMVGSDERMAYTAGINVDLVRLIAFAIGGMFAGLAALSYTALIASGDPTQGSTYTLQAVTALVLGGASLSGGRGGAIGAALGAVNMFLINYLLGTFNFGSLSGYVTQMAFGAILACSLLVNLFTSPSASKA, encoded by the coding sequence ATGACAGCGGCCAAGGCCTTCCAGAAACTCGGGTCGCTTGCCGTCCCCCTCACGCTCGTCGTCGTGCTGCTCGCGATCGCCGCGGTCCGCTCGCCGAACCTGTTCACGCCGTCCGGCATCGGCAACGGCATCCTCGTCGCGGCGCCGCTGTTCTTCGCGACCATGGCGCTCACGCCCATCGTCATGTCTGGGCGAGGGGCGGTGGACCTGTCGATCGGCCCGCTGATCGGCTTCCTCAACGTGACGCTGATTACCTGGCTGTCGGCCAGGGGCATCACGCATCCGGTCCTGTTCATCGGCTGGGCCCTTTTTGCCGGCGCGCTGTGGCAGGTCCTGCTGGCGCTGATCGTCATCTATGTCCGCATCGCGCCGATCATCGTCTCGCTGTCCGGCTATCTGGTCCTGAGCGGGGTCAACCTGATGATCATGTCGCGGCCGGGCGGCGTGGCGCCCGACTGGCTCATGAACTGGGGCGCCGCCAGTGCCGCACAGGTGATCTCGCCGATCTTCCTGCTCGCGCTGGTCGCCTTCGTGGCCTGGGTCGCGATCACCCGCACGGGCTTCCATCGCCAGTTGCGCATGGTCGGCTCCGACGAACGCATGGCCTACACGGCCGGCATCAATGTCGATCTCGTCCGCCTGATCGCCTTTGCCATCGGCGGCATGTTCGCGGGCCTGGCGGCGCTGAGCTATACCGCCCTCATCGCCTCCGGCGATCCGACCCAGGGCTCGACCTACACGCTGCAGGCGGTCACCGCACTGGTGCTGGGTGGCGCGAGCCTTTCCGGCGGGCGTGGCGGCGCGATCGGCGCGGCTCTCGGCGCGGTCAACATGTTCCTCATCAACTACCTCCTGGGAACGTTCAATTTCGGCTCGCTGTCGGGCTACGTTACCCAGATGGCCTTCGGAGCGATCCTCGCATGTTCTCTTCTGGTGAACCTCTTCACGTCTCCGTCCGCGAGCAAGGCATGA
- a CDS encoding ABC transporter permease, giving the protein MDKTADTTLSPGRSAAGIRVQRSLAIGAGLLAVLAVAGAVLVPGFVSMQNARSILLLASFLGIASLGQTLCALLGALDLSIPFVIGSANILLPSLLVSGLPPAVAIALILLLGALVGAVNGLMSFRIQGQALIMSLAVGFAVVGATQIYTTLGSIYAGTVFATIPDWLRNLAAFNGTTLGIPMPPVILIWAILAAVVILAMHRTWFGRGIYALGGSRVAAARLQISERKLWVAVHAISGVASVSAGMLLLGFSGGGFVGVGDPYLFTTVAAVVIGGTSLLGGAGGYGATVLGVLVLTVLTSILVGLGLSFASQQAVVGLLIIPMVAIYARAPHIRNQI; this is encoded by the coding sequence ATGGACAAGACCGCCGACACCACGCTTTCTCCGGGCCGCTCCGCCGCCGGCATCCGCGTGCAGAGATCGCTCGCCATCGGCGCCGGCCTCCTGGCCGTGCTTGCCGTCGCCGGTGCCGTGCTGGTTCCGGGCTTCGTCTCGATGCAGAACGCCCGATCGATCCTGCTGCTCGCTTCGTTCCTCGGGATCGCCTCGCTGGGGCAGACGCTCTGCGCGCTGCTCGGCGCGCTCGACCTGTCGATACCCTTCGTCATCGGTTCGGCGAATATCCTGCTGCCGAGCCTGCTGGTGTCCGGCCTGCCGCCGGCGGTGGCGATCGCGCTGATCCTCCTGCTCGGTGCGCTCGTCGGCGCGGTCAACGGGTTGATGAGCTTCAGGATCCAGGGGCAGGCGCTGATCATGTCGCTCGCCGTCGGCTTCGCCGTGGTCGGCGCGACGCAGATCTATACGACGCTCGGCTCCATCTATGCCGGGACGGTCTTCGCCACAATTCCCGACTGGCTGCGCAACCTCGCCGCCTTCAACGGCACCACCCTCGGCATTCCCATGCCCCCGGTGATCCTGATCTGGGCCATCCTGGCGGCCGTCGTGATCCTCGCCATGCACCGCACCTGGTTCGGCCGCGGCATCTATGCGCTCGGCGGAAGCCGTGTCGCGGCGGCGCGGCTGCAAATCTCCGAGCGCAAGCTCTGGGTCGCCGTCCATGCGATTTCAGGCGTGGCCTCGGTCTCGGCCGGCATGCTGCTGCTCGGCTTTTCCGGCGGCGGTTTCGTCGGCGTCGGCGATCCCTACCTCTTCACCACGGTCGCGGCGGTCGTCATCGGCGGCACGTCGCTGCTTGGCGGCGCCGGCGGCTATGGCGCCACCGTTCTCGGCGTGCTGGTGCTGACCGTGCTGACCTCGATCCTGGTCGGCCTCGGCCTCAGCTTTGCCTCGCAACAGGCCGTGGTCGGCCTGCTGATCATTCCGATGGTGGCGATCTACGCCCGCGCCCCGCACATCCGCAACCAGATCTGA